The following are encoded in a window of Rissa tridactyla isolate bRisTri1 chromosome 15, bRisTri1.patW.cur.20221130, whole genome shotgun sequence genomic DNA:
- the MILR1 gene encoding allergin-1 isoform X1, whose product MFFLTILLFSYLQMSHQIQKTTANGKEMLSNPRLMSVQRTLNVVMNQNVSLSCHSDSGSPPVTYTLFKHNQKVSTLNRPDLTPALFNLTINSASDVGEYKCKAENKASSDGKYSNSLNFTLIEPISKPVLSSPTSQAKKGQNVTLSCLSENGSLPITYVFFKGKQNISPPVKMHKREAAVIFLYISSSSDFGTYKCRAGNSFHNNTKYSNSFNFTVAEERSHSQPLIISLGLILLLLIIGFALAIPFFIIPSYKAKKLKSTRSSTGLTSPVNAEDAESYVIYTEIEPVTSEEYVNFSIIRREDEKAEKAACATVYSTVFIGD is encoded by the exons ATGTTTTTTCTTACAATTCTGCTGTTTTCCTACC ttCAAATGTCTCATCAGATTCAGAAAACTACAGCAAATGGCAAAG AGATGCTGTCCAATCCCAGGCTCATGTCTGTTCAGAGGACTTTGAATGTAGTGATGAACCAGAACGTGAGCCTCTCCTGCCACTCAGACTCTGGATCTCCACCTGTCACATACACATTGTTTAAGCATAATCAGAAGGTATCCACTTTAAACAGGCCAGACTTGACCCCCGCTTTGTTTAACTTGACTATCAACTCTGCCAGTGATGTGGGTGAATACAAATGCAAAGCTGAGAATAAAGCCTCCAGTGACGGGAAATACAGCAACAGTCTCAACTTCACCCTTATAG aGCCAATTTCCAAACCAGTGCTGAGCTCACCCACCTCTCAAGCAAAGAAAGGCCAGAATGTGACCCTGTCTTGCCTCTCGGAAAACGGCTCTCTTCCTATCACATACGTcttcttcaaaggaaaacaaaacatctcTCCCCCAGTGAAGATGCACAAGAGGGAAGCAGCTGTGATTTTTCTATATATCAGTTCCTCTAGTGACTTTGGAACCTATAAATGCAGAGCTGGAAATAGCTTTCACAATAATACAAAATACAGCAACAGTTTCAACTTTACAGTAGCAG aagAGAGAAGCCATTCTCAACCCCTGATAATTTCTCTTGGGCTGATCTTACTACTACTCATAATAGGATTTGCTCTCGCAATTCCGTTTTTCATAATTCCCTCATATAAAGCAA AAAAACTTAAGTCTACCAGGTCCTCAACTGGCCTTACTTCACCAGTGAATGCAGAAGACGCTGAAAGCTACGTCATATACACAGAGATTG AGCCTGTTACATCAGAAGAATACGTCAACTTTTCTATTATAagaagagaagatgaaaaag CAGAGAAGGCGGCATGCGCTACAGTCTATTCAACAGTCTTCATTGGAGACTAA
- the MILR1 gene encoding allergin-1 isoform X2, which produces MFFLTILLFSYLQMSHQIQKTTANGKEMLSNPRLMSVQRTLNVVMNQNVSLSCHSDSGSPPVTYTLFKHNQKVSTLNRPDLTPALFNLTINSASDVGEYKCKAENKASSDGKYSNSLNFTLIEPISKPVLSSPTSQAKKGQNVTLSCLSENGSLPITYVFFKGKQNISPPVKMHKREAAVIFLYISSSSDFGTYKCRAGNSFHNNTKYSNSFNFTVAEERSHSQPLIISLGLILLLLIIGFALAIPFFIIPSYKAKKLKSTRSSTGLTSPVNAEDAESYVIYTEIEPVTSEEYVNFSIIRREDEKEKAACATVYSTVFIGD; this is translated from the exons ATGTTTTTTCTTACAATTCTGCTGTTTTCCTACC ttCAAATGTCTCATCAGATTCAGAAAACTACAGCAAATGGCAAAG AGATGCTGTCCAATCCCAGGCTCATGTCTGTTCAGAGGACTTTGAATGTAGTGATGAACCAGAACGTGAGCCTCTCCTGCCACTCAGACTCTGGATCTCCACCTGTCACATACACATTGTTTAAGCATAATCAGAAGGTATCCACTTTAAACAGGCCAGACTTGACCCCCGCTTTGTTTAACTTGACTATCAACTCTGCCAGTGATGTGGGTGAATACAAATGCAAAGCTGAGAATAAAGCCTCCAGTGACGGGAAATACAGCAACAGTCTCAACTTCACCCTTATAG aGCCAATTTCCAAACCAGTGCTGAGCTCACCCACCTCTCAAGCAAAGAAAGGCCAGAATGTGACCCTGTCTTGCCTCTCGGAAAACGGCTCTCTTCCTATCACATACGTcttcttcaaaggaaaacaaaacatctcTCCCCCAGTGAAGATGCACAAGAGGGAAGCAGCTGTGATTTTTCTATATATCAGTTCCTCTAGTGACTTTGGAACCTATAAATGCAGAGCTGGAAATAGCTTTCACAATAATACAAAATACAGCAACAGTTTCAACTTTACAGTAGCAG aagAGAGAAGCCATTCTCAACCCCTGATAATTTCTCTTGGGCTGATCTTACTACTACTCATAATAGGATTTGCTCTCGCAATTCCGTTTTTCATAATTCCCTCATATAAAGCAA AAAAACTTAAGTCTACCAGGTCCTCAACTGGCCTTACTTCACCAGTGAATGCAGAAGACGCTGAAAGCTACGTCATATACACAGAGATTG AGCCTGTTACATCAGAAGAATACGTCAACTTTTCTATTATAagaagagaagatgaaaaag AGAAGGCGGCATGCGCTACAGTCTATTCAACAGTCTTCATTGGAGACTAA